From the Pseudoxanthobacter soli DSM 19599 genome, one window contains:
- a CDS encoding ABC transporter substrate-binding protein, with the protein MPDRRFSARRLAGVVSAAALMLGVASPAFAEDIIVGVASAQTGGLAPFDQPSLAGLKIAIDEINAKGGFDGKFPVKLMIKDTRSDLGATATIAQELVDAGAKILITPCDADPSIAAGQVTQPLGIPTLTFCGTAPILTGAVGDVMFGTYPGDNLQATVLADYAYEQGFRKVYLLKSPDSTYTMRLPEYFGEVFTKKGGAIVGEGTFSMNQADFSAEVTKIKNLADKPDLIMTAGYEPDFPAFVQQLRAAGVQTPVFGADAIGTGTILGLGKLVDGTVYTAAGYATPGSKLEAFEAKFKKITGHAPESAYEANGYDIGLILDTAVTKAGSDDPKAIRDALAGIEKLEGVTGEITYAGTDRMPLRSVALVKYEDGKRVFIGTVVPAASEVPAP; encoded by the coding sequence ATGCCTGACCGCCGCTTCTCCGCCCGCCGGCTCGCCGGCGTCGTCTCCGCCGCCGCGCTCATGCTCGGCGTGGCCTCTCCCGCCTTCGCCGAGGACATCATCGTCGGCGTTGCCAGCGCGCAGACGGGCGGCCTCGCGCCGTTCGACCAGCCGTCGCTGGCCGGGCTCAAGATCGCCATCGACGAGATCAACGCCAAGGGCGGCTTCGACGGCAAGTTTCCGGTCAAGCTGATGATCAAGGACACCCGCTCGGACCTGGGCGCGACGGCCACCATCGCGCAGGAACTGGTCGATGCCGGCGCGAAGATCCTGATCACGCCGTGTGACGCCGATCCGTCCATCGCCGCGGGCCAGGTGACCCAGCCGCTCGGCATTCCCACGCTCACCTTCTGCGGCACCGCCCCGATCCTGACCGGCGCGGTCGGCGACGTGATGTTCGGCACCTATCCGGGCGACAACCTGCAGGCGACGGTGTTGGCCGACTACGCCTACGAGCAGGGCTTCCGCAAGGTCTACCTGCTGAAGTCGCCGGATTCGACCTACACCATGCGGCTGCCGGAATATTTCGGCGAAGTCTTCACCAAGAAGGGTGGCGCCATCGTCGGCGAGGGCACCTTCTCGATGAACCAGGCGGATTTCTCCGCCGAGGTCACCAAGATCAAGAATCTGGCCGACAAGCCCGACCTGATCATGACCGCCGGCTACGAGCCGGACTTCCCGGCCTTCGTGCAGCAGCTTCGCGCCGCCGGCGTGCAGACGCCCGTGTTCGGCGCGGATGCCATCGGCACCGGCACGATCCTCGGCCTCGGCAAGCTGGTGGACGGCACGGTCTATACCGCCGCCGGCTACGCCACCCCGGGCAGCAAGCTCGAGGCGTTCGAGGCCAAGTTCAAGAAGATCACCGGCCATGCCCCGGAATCGGCCTATGAGGCCAACGGCTACGATATCGGCCTGATCCTCGACACCGCTGTGACCAAGGCGGGGTCCGACGATCCGAAGGCGATCCGGGACGCGCTCGCCGGCATCGAGAAGCTGGAAGGCGTGACGGGCGAGATCACCTATGCCGGGACCGACCGGATGCCGCTGCGCTCGGTGGCGCTGGTGAAGTATGAGGACGGCAAGCGCGTGTTCATCGGCACGGTCGTGCCGGCCGCCTCCGAAGTTCCGGCACCCTGA
- a CDS encoding cysteine hydrolase family protein — protein MSRSDERRDAPYVPGETALLLVDMQRIWLEPGLDHGHPERGPDHYFYRETATRTIPNQVRLLKAAREAGVEVIHTIIQSLTEDGRDRSLDHKLSPINIPKSAPEGLPVPELAPVGDEILLPKTSSGVFNSTNLDYLLRNLGIRYLVVVGIVTDQCVDMAVRDGADRGFMVTCVADACAAPTPERHDNALKAFGGYCWITNTDEVVKRFEAMKRATVAA, from the coding sequence ATGAGCCGATCCGACGAACGCCGCGATGCGCCCTATGTGCCGGGCGAGACCGCGCTGCTGCTGGTCGACATGCAGCGCATCTGGCTGGAGCCTGGCCTCGATCACGGCCATCCCGAGCGCGGCCCCGACCACTATTTCTACCGCGAGACCGCGACCCGGACGATCCCGAACCAGGTGCGGCTTCTGAAGGCGGCGCGCGAGGCGGGCGTGGAGGTGATCCACACCATCATCCAGAGCCTGACCGAAGACGGCCGCGACCGCTCGCTCGACCACAAGCTGTCGCCGATCAACATTCCGAAGAGCGCCCCCGAGGGGTTGCCGGTGCCCGAGCTTGCCCCGGTTGGAGACGAAATCCTGCTGCCGAAGACCTCGTCCGGCGTCTTCAACTCCACCAATCTCGATTATCTCCTGCGCAATCTCGGCATCCGCTATCTCGTGGTGGTCGGCATCGTCACCGACCAGTGCGTGGACATGGCGGTGCGCGACGGCGCGGACCGTGGCTTCATGGTCACCTGCGTGGCCGACGCCTGCGCCGCGCCGACGCCCGAGCGCCACGACAATGCGCTGAAGGCCTTCGGCGGCTATTGCTGGATTACCAACACCGACGAGGTGGTGAAGCGGTTTGAGGCGATGAAGCGCGCGACGGTGGCGGCATGA
- a CDS encoding metal-dependent hydrolase family protein: protein MTSYLFRNVEIWDGEHDDRYPGEVLVTGNRIAMVARGRNQIAAEQAAEIVDGGGMTLMPGLVEGHCHLSFVGPRRNQDLGEIPPEEHLLRTCRNATFILDHGFTSCYSAASAKLRIDVVVRQEIEDGYLAGPRYRAAGPEITVTGGLGDERKQHIHAEGFGMIADGVDEVMRAVRLCCREGVDNVKLNISGDEFVGHARAEVVSMTQAEVDAAVAVAHDWGKRVACHSRAAESVKRAIRAGVDCIYHCDFADEEALDMLEAVKDRVIVGPAFGLVHNCVFEGDVVGLSRAVVESMGLPRKLEHTIATYQEMRKRGMKVVVGGDYGFTVTPMGQNARDIGHFVKFFGYSPAEALRCATVVGGELMGLKGELGVVKQGALADLLLVDGNPLEDQSVLVGPARLAMIMKDGGMHRDPRRYGAQDRCAAAE from the coding sequence ATGACGTCCTACCTTTTCAGGAACGTGGAGATCTGGGACGGCGAGCACGATGATCGCTATCCCGGTGAGGTGCTGGTTACGGGCAACCGCATCGCCATGGTCGCGCGCGGGCGGAACCAGATCGCCGCCGAGCAGGCAGCGGAGATCGTCGACGGCGGCGGCATGACGCTGATGCCGGGGCTCGTGGAAGGCCACTGCCATCTCTCGTTCGTGGGTCCGCGCCGCAATCAGGATCTCGGCGAGATCCCGCCGGAAGAGCATCTGCTCCGGACCTGCCGCAACGCCACCTTCATCCTCGATCACGGCTTCACCTCCTGCTACTCCGCCGCGTCGGCCAAGCTCAGGATCGATGTCGTCGTGCGGCAGGAGATCGAGGACGGCTATCTCGCCGGTCCGCGCTATCGCGCCGCTGGCCCCGAAATCACGGTGACGGGTGGCCTCGGCGACGAGCGCAAGCAGCACATCCACGCCGAAGGCTTCGGCATGATCGCCGACGGCGTCGACGAGGTGATGCGTGCCGTCCGGCTTTGCTGCCGCGAGGGCGTCGACAACGTGAAGCTCAACATTTCCGGCGACGAGTTCGTCGGACATGCCCGGGCCGAGGTCGTGTCGATGACGCAGGCCGAGGTCGATGCCGCGGTCGCGGTCGCCCATGACTGGGGCAAGCGCGTCGCCTGCCACAGCCGCGCGGCGGAATCGGTGAAGCGTGCGATCCGGGCCGGCGTCGATTGCATCTATCACTGCGACTTCGCGGACGAGGAAGCGCTCGACATGCTCGAAGCGGTGAAGGACCGGGTGATCGTCGGCCCTGCCTTCGGCCTCGTGCACAACTGCGTCTTCGAGGGCGACGTGGTCGGGCTTTCCAGGGCCGTCGTCGAAAGCATGGGCCTGCCACGCAAGCTCGAACACACAATCGCGACCTACCAGGAGATGCGCAAGCGCGGCATGAAGGTGGTGGTCGGCGGCGACTATGGCTTCACGGTCACCCCCATGGGCCAGAACGCCCGCGACATCGGCCACTTTGTGAAGTTCTTCGGCTATTCGCCAGCCGAGGCGCTGCGCTGCGCCACGGTCGTCGGCGGCGAACTCATGGGCCTGAAAGGCGAGCTCGGGGTGGTCAAGCAGGGCGCGCTCGCCGACCTTCTTCTCGTCGACGGCAATCCGCTCGAGGACCAGTCCGTGCTGGTCGGCCCGGCCCGCCTGGCCATGATCATGAAGGACGGCGGCATGCATCGCGATCCGCGGCGCTACGGCGCGCAGGACCGTTGCGCCGCCGCCGAATAG
- a CDS encoding MurR/RpiR family transcriptional regulator, which translates to MRIRDMLTDSGLTLTPSEAKIVQALLGDYPLSGLGTVSSLAKKAAVSDPTVVRFVVKLGFEGFPDFQSQLLAEVEARLHSPLLMMEAKRPASGDASVAQSYLGSIGAVVGDTVGLVPAQNYERAIRLIADAKGKVVVLGGRFSRHVAGMLAAYLVQFRPGVRDLGRLGPEAFDLLVDLDKRDVLVVFDYRRYQADVVQFARQAAARGARIVLFTDAWLSPIAEGAEVVMVAPIEAASPYDTLVPAVAQVEALVAQLLATEDSALRRRVEDIEQVRRQNAVTLDGDGAPGISEQT; encoded by the coding sequence ATGCGGATCCGGGACATGCTGACGGACAGCGGGCTGACGCTGACGCCATCGGAAGCCAAGATCGTGCAGGCGCTGCTCGGGGATTATCCGCTTTCCGGCCTCGGCACGGTGTCGAGCCTCGCCAAGAAGGCCGCCGTCAGCGACCCGACGGTGGTGCGGTTCGTGGTCAAGCTCGGGTTTGAGGGCTTCCCCGATTTCCAGTCGCAGCTTCTGGCGGAGGTCGAGGCCCGGCTGCATTCGCCGCTCCTGATGATGGAGGCGAAGCGGCCGGCGTCGGGAGACGCGAGCGTGGCGCAGAGCTATCTCGGCTCCATCGGCGCGGTCGTCGGCGATACGGTCGGCCTCGTGCCCGCGCAGAACTACGAGCGGGCGATCCGCCTGATCGCCGACGCGAAAGGCAAGGTCGTGGTGCTGGGCGGCCGGTTCAGCCGCCATGTCGCCGGCATGCTCGCCGCCTATCTCGTGCAGTTCCGGCCCGGCGTGCGCGATCTCGGCCGGTTGGGGCCGGAAGCCTTCGATCTTCTGGTGGATCTCGACAAGCGCGATGTGCTGGTGGTGTTCGACTATCGCCGCTACCAGGCCGATGTGGTGCAGTTCGCCCGGCAGGCGGCGGCGCGCGGCGCCCGCATCGTGCTGTTCACGGATGCCTGGCTGTCGCCCATCGCCGAGGGCGCCGAGGTGGTGATGGTGGCGCCCATCGAGGCCGCCTCGCCCTATGACACCCTCGTACCGGCCGTCGCCCAGGTGGAGGCACTGGTGGCGCAGTTGCTGGCGACCGAGGATTCCGCCCTGCGCCGCCGCGTCGAGGACATCGAACAGGTGCGCCGCCAGAACGCCGTGACCCTGGACGGGGACGGCGCCCCCGGCATTTCCGAACAGACTTGA
- a CDS encoding branched-chain amino acid ABC transporter permease: MLVQQIVNAISLGGVYALLALGLAIVFSIVGLINFAHGELMTIAGYSLLGALLMGVPLAAAVVVAVISAALAAVLMEQIAFKPMRGASVTSLLITSFAVSNLLKVLFQNGISARPQPVAMPSWMTGAFQFGDVSIGIGPVLSITGSALALVALEVFLRRTVMGTAMRAAAEDFNVVRLMGIPAGRIIAAAFLLSGLLAGLASLLWIAQRASVDPLMGFTPVLKAFIATVVGGLGSLPGAVVGGLLLGAIEVALQSTLPPDIAPYRDAIVLSGVILVLLFRPDGVIPAVRAQRS, encoded by the coding sequence ATGTTGGTTCAACAGATCGTCAATGCCATCAGCCTCGGCGGCGTCTATGCCCTGCTCGCGCTCGGTCTCGCCATCGTGTTTTCCATCGTCGGCCTGATCAACTTCGCCCACGGCGAACTGATGACGATCGCCGGCTACAGCCTGCTCGGTGCGTTGCTGATGGGCGTGCCGCTGGCCGCCGCCGTGGTGGTGGCCGTGATATCGGCGGCGCTCGCGGCCGTGCTGATGGAGCAGATCGCCTTCAAGCCGATGCGCGGGGCGAGCGTCACCAGTCTGCTCATTACCTCGTTCGCGGTGTCGAACCTCCTGAAGGTTCTGTTCCAGAACGGCATTTCCGCCCGGCCGCAGCCGGTCGCGATGCCCTCGTGGATGACCGGGGCGTTCCAGTTCGGCGATGTCTCCATCGGTATCGGTCCGGTGCTGTCGATCACGGGCTCGGCGCTGGCGTTGGTGGCGCTGGAAGTGTTCCTGCGCCGCACGGTGATGGGAACCGCGATGCGCGCGGCGGCCGAGGACTTCAACGTGGTGCGGCTGATGGGCATTCCCGCCGGCCGCATCATCGCCGCCGCCTTCCTGTTGTCCGGCCTGCTGGCGGGCCTCGCCTCGCTCTTGTGGATCGCGCAGCGCGCGTCGGTCGATCCGCTGATGGGGTTCACGCCGGTGCTCAAGGCCTTCATCGCGACCGTTGTGGGCGGTCTCGGCAGCCTGCCGGGCGCGGTGGTCGGGGGCCTGCTGCTCGGCGCCATCGAGGTCGCGCTGCAATCCACGCTGCCGCCGGATATCGCGCCCTACCGCGATGCCATCGTGCTGTCGGGCGTGATCCTGGTGCTGCTGTTCCGGCCGGACGGCGTCATTCCGGCCGTGCGCGCCCAACGGAGCTGA
- a CDS encoding ABC transporter permease: MTIADAVSTSSRSRRGLPVPLLLFLASAVLYVGAAVQAGQFSQLNAAGFVGLAQRMVGLGIVAIGQTFVILAGSIDLSVANLISVAAVLASFVMQGDPAMIAPAVVLVLAVAAAVGALNGVVVAKLGVNPLIATLGVGLILQGLLSASFNNFAGSVPEAFQGFAYGTVGIVPWSVLGLLLLAILGAFLLRSTRFGAHLYATGGNVDGARLAGIRTDRVIILAHVICSLMAGLTGLYLASRLRSGAPWVGRDGVYDLESIAVVVIGGTLLSGGRGGIWGTLAGVLLFATLDAVFNMLGVPAFPKQVMRGAIVILAVAAYAIRSKEPVA; the protein is encoded by the coding sequence ATGACGATCGCGGATGCGGTTTCCACGTCCTCCCGATCCCGACGCGGCCTGCCGGTGCCGCTACTGCTCTTCCTCGCTTCGGCCGTGCTCTATGTCGGCGCGGCGGTCCAGGCGGGTCAGTTCAGCCAGCTCAATGCGGCCGGTTTTGTCGGTCTCGCGCAGCGAATGGTCGGTCTCGGCATTGTTGCCATCGGCCAGACCTTCGTCATCCTCGCCGGCTCGATCGATCTCTCGGTGGCGAACCTCATCTCCGTCGCGGCGGTGCTGGCCTCCTTCGTCATGCAGGGCGATCCGGCGATGATCGCGCCGGCCGTGGTGCTTGTCCTCGCCGTTGCGGCCGCGGTCGGCGCGCTCAACGGCGTCGTCGTCGCGAAACTGGGCGTCAATCCGCTGATCGCGACGCTCGGGGTGGGGCTGATCCTGCAGGGATTGCTGTCGGCGAGCTTCAACAATTTCGCCGGTTCCGTTCCGGAGGCGTTCCAGGGCTTTGCCTATGGCACAGTCGGCATCGTGCCCTGGTCCGTGCTCGGGCTGCTCCTTCTTGCGATCCTCGGCGCCTTCCTGCTCCGTTCCACGCGCTTCGGCGCCCATCTCTATGCGACGGGCGGTAATGTCGACGGTGCCCGGCTCGCCGGCATCCGCACCGACCGGGTCATTATCCTCGCGCACGTCATCTGCAGCCTGATGGCGGGCTTGACGGGACTGTATCTCGCCTCGCGGCTTCGCTCGGGCGCGCCCTGGGTCGGCCGCGACGGCGTTTACGATCTTGAATCGATTGCGGTCGTCGTCATCGGCGGCACGCTTCTCTCCGGCGGACGGGGCGGGATCTGGGGCACGCTCGCAGGCGTGCTTCTGTTCGCGACGCTCGACGCCGTCTTCAACATGCTCGGCGTTCCCGCTTTCCCGAAACAGGTGATGCGCGGCGCCATCGTGATCCTGGCGGTCGCGGCCTATGCGATCCGCAGCAAGGAGCCGGTGGCATGA
- a CDS encoding sugar ABC transporter ATP-binding protein yields the protein MSKSAIALEMRDITKSFPGVRALEAVSFECAHGEVHAICGENGAGKSTLIKVLGGIYRPDAGAIFVEGKPAVFSHPVEARRAGISIIHQELSLLPHRTVAENIYLGLEPTRRGRLDRKAMAEGARRLLDRLGASIHTNIRAGELAIAEQQTVEIAKALALDARILIMDEPTAALDDANAKRLLDLIARLRSEGVAIVYVSHRMPEIAAIADRVTVMKDGRNVETAPIADMPTERIVRLMVGRALSDYYPARPQTPPGAVLLEVAGGGNAELTDIELRVHAGEIVGIAGLEGSGKAALARAIFGDGPFTRGGVRFLGEPVDLRHPRAGISAGIGYLSDDRKREGCLIQQSLRDNLLLVRRAFAGAARGASAGSLADVGADEMMRRLDVRAADFGQAIGALSGGNQQKVILGRWLARDPRLLIFCEPTRGIDVAAKAAIYRLMRDVAARGRGVVMVSSDLPEVIGVSDRILVMHQGHIAGECSPDVGEEGVMALAVGHLPSPAPLSGEGARA from the coding sequence GTGTCCAAATCCGCCATCGCGCTCGAAATGCGCGACATCACCAAGTCGTTTCCCGGCGTTCGCGCACTCGAAGCGGTCAGCTTCGAGTGCGCGCATGGCGAAGTGCACGCCATCTGCGGCGAGAACGGCGCCGGAAAATCGACCCTGATCAAGGTGCTCGGCGGCATCTACCGGCCGGACGCCGGCGCGATCTTCGTCGAAGGAAAGCCGGCGGTGTTCTCGCACCCTGTCGAGGCGCGGCGGGCGGGCATCAGCATCATTCATCAGGAACTGAGCCTTCTGCCGCACAGGACTGTGGCGGAGAACATCTATCTCGGGCTGGAGCCGACGCGGCGCGGGCGGCTCGACAGGAAGGCGATGGCAGAGGGTGCGAGACGCCTTCTGGATCGCCTGGGCGCGTCGATCCACACCAATATCCGCGCCGGCGAACTCGCCATTGCCGAGCAGCAGACCGTCGAGATCGCGAAGGCCCTGGCCCTCGATGCCCGCATTCTGATCATGGACGAGCCCACCGCCGCGCTCGACGACGCCAATGCAAAGCGCCTGCTCGACCTGATCGCCCGGCTCAGGTCCGAAGGCGTCGCGATCGTCTACGTCTCCCACCGCATGCCCGAGATCGCTGCGATCGCCGACCGCGTGACCGTCATGAAGGACGGACGGAACGTCGAAACCGCGCCGATTGCCGACATGCCGACGGAGCGCATCGTGCGGCTGATGGTGGGGCGGGCCTTGTCCGATTATTATCCCGCGCGGCCGCAGACGCCGCCCGGCGCCGTGCTGCTGGAAGTCGCTGGCGGCGGCAATGCCGAGCTGACGGATATCGAGCTGCGCGTCCACGCCGGGGAGATCGTCGGCATCGCGGGCCTCGAGGGATCGGGCAAGGCGGCGCTGGCGCGGGCCATTTTCGGCGACGGACCCTTCACGCGCGGAGGGGTCCGGTTTCTCGGCGAGCCCGTCGACCTGCGCCATCCTCGTGCGGGCATCTCCGCCGGCATCGGCTATCTCTCCGACGACCGCAAGCGCGAGGGCTGCCTCATCCAGCAATCCCTGCGCGACAATCTCCTGCTGGTGCGCCGCGCCTTCGCAGGCGCTGCACGGGGGGCGTCCGCCGGCTCGCTCGCCGATGTCGGGGCGGACGAGATGATGCGCCGCCTCGACGTGCGCGCGGCTGATTTCGGCCAGGCGATCGGCGCGCTTTCCGGCGGAAACCAGCAGAAGGTGATCCTCGGCCGGTGGCTCGCGCGCGATCCGAGGCTACTGATCTTCTGCGAACCGACCCGCGGGATCGACGTCGCCGCCAAGGCGGCGATCTACCGGCTGATGCGGGACGTCGCCGCCCGCGGCCGCGGCGTCGTCATGGTCTCCTCGGACCTGCCCGAGGTGATCGGCGTTTCCGACCGCATTCTCGTTATGCATCAGGGCCACATCGCCGGCGAATGCTCTCCCGATGTGGGGGAGGAAGGCGTCATGGCGCTCGCCGTCGGCCATCTGCCTTCTCCGGCGCCCCTTTCCGGCGAAGGAGCCCGAGCATGA
- a CDS encoding FMN-binding negative transcriptional regulator, which translates to MYSKPEFAARSPADVADVIAAAPFATLVTHGPEGLVATHLVMLFEPDRGPNGTLVSHLALDNPHAALIAEGRETLAIFTGPHGYVSSSWYPALPVRDSAPTWNYAAIHCRGRPVPLDARQTARHLAQLVERMEQGRPERWRMGELGPGGLERRLPRILGFDLPVERLDAKFKMGQDERLPDTRGAIAALEKTDPPLAAMMTRHNADRDEG; encoded by the coding sequence ATGTATTCCAAGCCGGAGTTCGCGGCCCGCTCGCCCGCCGACGTTGCGGATGTGATCGCGGCCGCGCCGTTCGCCACGCTCGTCACCCACGGGCCGGAGGGCCTCGTCGCCACCCACCTCGTCATGCTGTTCGAGCCGGACCGGGGGCCGAACGGCACGCTCGTGTCACACCTTGCGCTCGACAATCCCCATGCCGCGCTGATCGCGGAGGGGAGGGAGACGCTCGCGATCTTCACCGGTCCGCACGGCTACGTGTCGTCGTCGTGGTATCCGGCCCTGCCGGTGCGCGACAGCGCGCCGACGTGGAACTATGCCGCCATCCATTGCCGCGGACGGCCGGTGCCGCTCGACGCGCGGCAAACCGCCCGCCACCTCGCGCAACTGGTGGAGCGCATGGAGCAAGGCCGCCCGGAGCGGTGGCGGATGGGCGAACTCGGCCCCGGCGGCCTGGAGCGGAGGCTGCCGCGCATCCTCGGCTTCGACCTTCCCGTCGAGCGGCTCGACGCCAAGTTCAAGATGGGACAGGACGAGCGCCTGCCCGACACCCGCGGGGCCATCGCCGCCCTGGAGAAGACCGATCCGCCCCTCGCGGCCATGATGACCCGTCACAACGCCGACCGCGACGAAGGCTGA
- a CDS encoding ATP-binding cassette domain-containing protein → MEAGLHNRADRGLSKAMGGALVDAVAMAVLLGVIALVLTSAGVAWQRTGVQAAIILTAVVSLQIFSGNTGIVSFGHAGFVGLGAYAVGLLTMSASVQASALRNLPAFLAGHEMSLLAALGIVVLLGIVVGLVSGAPLFRLSGSGASIATLALLIIVYTLLVASRDITRGSQPFYGVPRGVGLWTAVPIAAAALAFARIFRELPIGLSARAAADDERGAAAIGVDRRFTAMFTWAASIVVAMVAGGMMAQFLGAFSPKDFYFELAFTTLAMLIVGGMTSSLGALSGVVVTTVVIEFVRRIEGGGEIGGIVIPHIFGLTEAVLALSMILIIWRRPEGLCGGRELNLLKRLGLSRPPAVAAEPPPRTERLTIRAEKLTKRYAGVVAVDEASVELPTDRITGIIGPNGAGKTTLINMLAGAVEPTSGTLAIAGKPVTRFAANRFARAGLGRTFQNIRIFPRMTLLENVLVAARQVVPGLAAAEQAAMRELARVGLAHLADQPAASLPYGLRRRLEVARALALDPAFLVLDEPAAGMNPVETEGLMAMLAEVRTERRLGIVLIEHDLKLVMKLCDRIVVVDHGRVIAEGTPAEVQANPDVIAAYLGSRTGARVLKQTEQETGPSTTTGEFSHA, encoded by the coding sequence ATGGAAGCCGGCTTGCACAACAGGGCCGACAGAGGGCTGTCGAAGGCAATGGGCGGCGCGCTCGTGGATGCCGTCGCCATGGCGGTCCTGCTGGGGGTCATCGCGCTCGTGCTGACATCCGCGGGCGTCGCCTGGCAGCGCACCGGCGTTCAGGCCGCCATCATCCTGACGGCCGTGGTCTCGTTGCAGATCTTCTCCGGTAACACGGGCATCGTCTCGTTCGGGCACGCCGGGTTCGTCGGACTCGGTGCCTATGCGGTGGGGCTGCTCACCATGAGCGCATCGGTGCAGGCGAGCGCGCTGCGCAACCTGCCGGCCTTTCTCGCCGGCCACGAGATGTCGCTGCTGGCCGCTCTCGGCATCGTCGTGCTGCTCGGTATCGTCGTGGGGCTCGTGAGCGGCGCACCGCTGTTCCGCTTGTCGGGCTCCGGCGCGTCCATCGCCACGCTCGCGCTGCTCATCATCGTCTATACGCTGCTGGTCGCCTCGCGGGACATCACGCGGGGCAGTCAGCCGTTCTACGGCGTGCCGCGCGGCGTGGGACTTTGGACGGCGGTGCCGATCGCAGCTGCGGCGCTGGCCTTCGCGCGCATCTTCCGCGAGCTGCCGATCGGGCTCTCGGCGCGCGCGGCCGCCGACGACGAGCGCGGTGCGGCCGCCATCGGCGTCGACCGGCGGTTCACCGCGATGTTCACCTGGGCGGCGAGCATCGTGGTGGCGATGGTGGCCGGCGGCATGATGGCCCAGTTCCTGGGCGCCTTCTCCCCCAAGGACTTCTATTTCGAACTGGCGTTCACCACGCTGGCGATGCTGATCGTCGGCGGCATGACGTCCTCGCTCGGCGCGCTTTCGGGCGTTGTGGTGACCACGGTGGTGATCGAGTTCGTGCGCCGGATCGAAGGCGGCGGCGAGATCGGCGGGATCGTCATTCCCCACATCTTCGGCCTGACCGAGGCCGTGCTCGCGCTTTCCATGATCCTCATCATCTGGCGTCGCCCGGAAGGCCTTTGCGGCGGCCGCGAGCTCAACCTGCTGAAGCGCCTCGGGCTGTCCCGTCCGCCGGCCGTCGCCGCGGAGCCGCCGCCGCGCACGGAGCGCCTGACGATCCGCGCGGAGAAGCTGACCAAGCGCTATGCCGGCGTGGTCGCCGTGGACGAGGCGAGCGTCGAACTGCCGACCGACCGCATCACCGGCATCATCGGGCCGAACGGCGCGGGCAAGACCACCCTGATCAACATGCTGGCCGGCGCGGTGGAGCCGACCTCCGGCACGCTTGCCATCGCCGGCAAGCCGGTGACCCGCTTCGCCGCCAACCGCTTCGCCCGGGCCGGCCTCGGCCGTACCTTCCAGAACATCCGCATCTTCCCGCGCATGACGCTTCTGGAAAACGTGCTGGTCGCGGCGCGCCAGGTGGTGCCGGGGCTGGCCGCCGCGGAGCAGGCGGCGATGCGCGAGCTGGCGCGCGTCGGCCTCGCCCACCTCGCGGACCAGCCGGCGGCAAGCCTGCCCTACGGCCTGCGCCGGCGGCTCGAGGTCGCCCGCGCCCTGGCGCTCGATCCCGCCTTCCTCGTGCTCGACGAGCCGGCCGCCGGCATGAACCCGGTGGAGACCGAGGGACTGATGGCGATGCTGGCCGAGGTGCGGACGGAGCGCCGTCTCGGCATCGTGCTGATCGAGCACGACCTGAAGCTGGTGATGAAGCTCTGCGACCGCATCGTCGTTGTGGACCACGGCCGCGTCATCGCGGAGGGAACGCCGGCCGAGGTGCAGGCCAATCCCGACGTCATCGCCGCCTATCTCGGCAGCCGGACCGGTGCCCGGGTGCTCAAGCAGACGGAACAAGAAACCGGACCTTCAACGACAACAGGGGAATTTTCTCATGCCTGA
- a CDS encoding ABC transporter ATP-binding protein — MLSVRSLQVRYGEVEAVRRVDLTVGHGEIVALVGANGAGKSTTLAAISGLVRPAGGTVTFEGEDVTGLAPELIARRGVALTPEGRRVFASLTTAENLMLGGAVHLGRAALKEREAEMLDLFPILRRYYRVKAGNLSGGEQQMLAIARSLMSKPKLLLLDEPSLGLAPQMIDRVFDLIADLRRSGLTILLVEQNVALALEIADSAVVIANGDVALSGSAEDLATSDLVRQAYLGI, encoded by the coding sequence ATGCTTTCGGTCCGTTCGCTCCAGGTCCGCTACGGCGAGGTCGAGGCGGTCCGCCGCGTCGACCTCACAGTCGGCCACGGCGAGATCGTTGCTCTTGTCGGCGCCAACGGTGCCGGCAAGAGCACGACGCTTGCCGCCATTTCCGGCCTCGTACGCCCGGCGGGCGGCACGGTGACGTTCGAGGGCGAGGACGTGACGGGGCTCGCCCCGGAGCTGATCGCCCGGCGCGGCGTCGCGCTCACGCCGGAAGGCCGGCGGGTGTTCGCCAGCCTGACGACGGCCGAGAACCTGATGCTGGGCGGTGCGGTCCATCTCGGCCGCGCCGCGCTGAAGGAACGGGAAGCGGAGATGCTCGACCTGTTCCCCATTCTGCGGCGCTACTACCGCGTCAAGGCGGGCAATCTTTCCGGCGGCGAGCAGCAGATGCTGGCCATCGCCCGCTCGCTGATGTCGAAGCCGAAGCTTCTCCTGCTCGACGAACCCTCGCTTGGGCTCGCGCCGCAGATGATCGACAGGGTTTTCGATCTGATCGCCGACCTGCGCCGGAGCGGCCTCACGATCCTGCTCGTTGAGCAGAATGTGGCGCTGGCGCTGGAGATCGCCGACAGCGCCGTCGTCATCGCCAACGGTGATGTGGCGCTGTCCGGCTCGGCCGAAGACCTCGCAACCTCCGACCTTGTCCGGCAGGCCTATCTCGGCATCTGA